The nucleotide sequence TGACCGAAATGACGGGAAAAGAACGCGCGGATTTGCGCTCGGAATGCAACGCCCTCAAGGCGACGGTGCACGTGGGCGCGCAGGGACTCTCGCCGACGCTCACCGCGTCCCTCGATGACGCGCTGCGCACGCACGAACTGGTGAAAGTGCAGCTCGGCAAGCCGGTCGATATGACCGCCAAGAAGGCGGCGGGCGAACTCGCAGGTCGCGTGAAGGCCGAGGTGATTCAGGTGATTGGCAAGACGTGCACGCTGTACCGTCGCAACAACGAGCTCAAGCGCAAGCACGGTGCGCCGCCGCCCTGGCGGGCGTAGCACAACGTAGTTTGGCGCGTCTCGGCGCACGTCGCGCTGCGCGCGACGTAAGCGTTACGCCGGCGTCTCGCCGCGCAGAATTGTAGCGAGCACGTCGTGATCGATGTTGCCGCCGCTCACAATGCCCACCACGCGGCGCGCGTTCTGTAACGCCACCACGTTGGCCCCTCGCGCGTTTGGGGTATGGAGCGTG is from Gemmatimonadota bacterium and encodes:
- a CDS encoding YhbY family RNA-binding protein, translated to MTEMTGKERADLRSECNALKATVHVGAQGLSPTLTASLDDALRTHELVKVQLGKPVDMTAKKAAGELAGRVKAEVIQVIGKTCTLYRRNNELKRKHGAPPPWRA